A single region of the Oryzias latipes chromosome 19, ASM223467v1 genome encodes:
- the LOC111946419 gene encoding peptide Y — MAKMLKSWAMFAALVLCLLVCLSSFADAYPPKPESPGSNASPEDWAKYQAAVRHYVNLITRQRYGKRSSPEQAAAWLLFGADSSQDAEPRSDYVEPW; from the exons ATGGCCAAAATGCTGAAATCGTGGGCGATGTTTGCCGCGCTCGTCCTTTGCCTTCTGGTGTGTCTGAGCAGCTTTGCGGACGCCTACCCCCCCAAACCGGAGAGCCCGGGGAGCAACGCGTCGCCGGAGGACTGGGCCAAATACCAGGCAGCTGTCAGGCATTATGTCAACCTCATCACCAGGCAGAG GTATGGGAAGAGATCTTCCCCTGAGCAGGCGGCGGCTTGGCTGCTGTTTGGGGCAGATTCAAGTCAAGATGCAGAGCCTCG gTCTGACTATGTTGAACCGTGGTAA